Genomic window (Akkermansiaceae bacterium):
AAAACAACGACTGGACACCGGCCAGACTTCGCAATGAATACGATGCCGTCATCCTCTGCTGTGGGGCCACTGAAGCCCGCGATCTCGAGATCGACGGCCGTGACGCCAAGGGCGTGCACCAGGCCATGGAATTCCTAACCGCCAGCACCCGGCACCTTCTCGACAACGATTTCGACGGCACCAACCCCGAGCTCAACGCAGCCGGTAAGGAGGTGGTTGTCATCGGTGGCGGTGATACCGGAACCGACTGTGTTGGCACCAGTATCCGCCAGGGTTGTAAAAGAGTGATCCAACTCGAGATCATGCCCATGCCGCCCATGGAGCGGGCACCTAACAACCCATGGCCGGAGTGGCCCAAGGTATACAAAATGGACTACGGCCAGCAAGAGGCGGAGGCTACCCAGGGGGCAGACCCACGCAGTTATCTGGTGATGACCAAGGAAATCGTCGAGGACGAGGACGGCAATGTCACCGGTCTCAAGGTCGTTGATATCAACTGGCAGAAAAACCCCAAGGGTCAGTTCATCCCGGTAGAGACCGAAGGCAGCGAGCGCACCATCAACGCCCAGCTCGTCCTGCTCGCCATGGGCTTCCTCGGCCCCGAACAAAAGATCATCGACCAGTTCAAGCTTGAGATCGACATCCGCAGCAACGTCAAGGCGGAGCATGAGGTCTACACAACCAACGTCGAAGGTGTCTTCGCCGCCGGCGACATGCGCCGGGGCCAGTCGCTGGTCGTCTGGGCCATCAATGAAGGCCGTGGCGCCGCCCGTGAGTGCGACCGCTATCTGATGGGTTCAACCCAGCTGCCGTAGACAGCAAGACTGATGGATTCCAAGATGCCTCTGGCCCCGGCCAGGGGTATTTTTTTGTCCCGGCGCGTGACCGCTACCGGTCACATTCCCTACCGCTACCGGTCACTTTCCCTACCGCTACCGGGCACTTTCCCCACCGCTACTCAGAACCTCCCTTGGCACCAGCCGCAGGCTCTTTGGGGGGATTGATCAGTGCCTGGAATTCCTCGATCCATTGCGGGGCGTCCTGATGCGTTAGATAGGTTTCCAGATGTTTGAGCATCCGCAAGGCTGATGCCCGTTGGTCACCAGCCTTGAAACAATCCATTTCCATCTGCCACAGGAGCTGTGGGCGCTTTTCACTCAGGAATTTCTCCAGCTCCGGCGGCTGCATCGCGTCTTTTTTCCCGATCGTCGAGCCCTCCCTGACATTCCATTTTTCCACAACATATCCTTCGTGGAGAATGCGTTTTTGCCAAGCGGCACGCAGCGAATCAATACGATCAGGCTTGCGTAGCGGAGGCAACACCACCTTGTTGTATATTTGTGCAATATCCATCGCCGACTGCGGCCAGTCCTCCACTTTGATGTTAAGGCTATAGGCTTGGGCAAAAACAGAGCCGAGTGCATTCTGACTGAGGATGGCACGATGCTCCTTAAGGACCTCGGCGTGTTTCATAATCTGGTCGAGGTGATCGATGGCACGCTTACCCATCTCGCTGATATCACCATCGCGACGGGCAGCTTCAATACTGAGTAACAACCAGGCCAGCTGGTGCCGAAGCGCCATCCGCATCGACGATGAATTCAGTCGATCCTTGTTCTTCCGCTTCCAGTCGCGGAACTCGCTCGCCTTCCTTTTTTCATCGGTGAAACGGACTTTCTCGTAGCACTTCAGATAGAGGTCCATGGTTGCATCGTCCGATTGAATCGCAGACCGGTAATCCTGGATCGCCCTGCTAAAGAGCCCCCCCACCCGGTCTTCCGACTGTTGCTGGATTTTTTTCAGTTGCTCCTCCAACGCAATACGATCCGCTTCGCTCAGGGGCTGGGGTTCGGCGGCTACCCTTCCTCCACTGAAGGCTATCAACAACGCACATGTAAGCGTCACTACGGAGAGTCGAACAAACCTGATTGGGTGCAAAAACATCATAACATTGATCGTGAGCAAAATTAACTACTTGCGTAGGAACGTCCTTATATCAACGAATCTAGAATACGAGCCGAATTCCGGGATTGGGAGGTAATAATCATCCCCCGCAATACAACAAAAATGGCACACACGACACTTGGCTAATCGCGCAACCACTGTGCATAATCCCTTTATGCAAGGCCTCATTCTCAAGGTAGACTGCCCCGACCAACACGGTATCGTTGCCAAAATCGCGTCCTATGTCGCGGATTACTCCGGCAACCTCGTTGAGTTTTCCCAGTTCACCGATGATGACCATGCCAAGTTTTTTGCCCGCGTTGAAATCGACACCATCAACCTCAAGGTAAGTGTTGAGGATTTTATCGCCGGTTTCAACACCCTTGGAAAATCACTCTCCGCCACCTGGCACTTCCGCAGACTTCCTTACAAAATGCGCACGGCGGTGTTAGTGACCCGGACGGATCACTGCCTCAACGAGGTCCTGTGGCGGACGAAGTTAGGGGAAATGCCCATCGAAATCACTTCGGTGATAGGTAACCGTGACACCTGTAAAACAATCGCCGAGCAAGCGGGGCTCCCCTTCCACCAGATCGAGATGGATGGAGATCAAAAGGAAGTGGGTTTCCAACAGATCAAAAACATCCTGCTTGAGGAAAATGTGGAGCTCACCGTGCTGGCACGTTTTATGCAGATTCTCCCCGATTGGTTTTGTCGGGAGTTCAGTGGCAAAATCATCAACATCCACCATTCATTTTTACCCGCATTCATTGGTGCCAACCCTTACCAACAGGCCTACGAACGTGGGGTCAAACTGATCGGCGCCACCTGCCACTACGTCACCAGCGAACTAGACGCCGGCCCGATCATCGAGCAGGAAGTCAAACGCGTGCAGCACTTTCATAAACCGGCCGATTTAATGAGGTTGGGGCGCGACTGCGAACGCAC
Coding sequences:
- a CDS encoding glutamate synthase subunit beta, which translates into the protein MGKPTGFLEFERVTIPDRPPLERIKDWKEIHQDRDNTVLKQQASRCMDCGVPYCHTGLTIGGMASGCPINNLIPEFNDLVYRNRWDEALERLLKTNNFPEFTGRVCPAPCEGSCVLGSIEPPVTIKNVECSIIDHGWENNLRTPKPPAERTGKTVAIVGSGPAGLAAADQLNQVGHTVTVFERADRPGGLLMYGIPNMKLDKKEVVERRIKLMEDEGVEFKCNVFVSENNDWTPARLRNEYDAVILCCGATEARDLEIDGRDAKGVHQAMEFLTASTRHLLDNDFDGTNPELNAAGKEVVVIGGGDTGTDCVGTSIRQGCKRVIQLEIMPMPPMERAPNNPWPEWPKVYKMDYGQQEAEATQGADPRSYLVMTKEIVEDEDGNVTGLKVVDINWQKNPKGQFIPVETEGSERTINAQLVLLAMGFLGPEQKIIDQFKLEIDIRSNVKAEHEVYTTNVEGVFAAGDMRRGQSLVVWAINEGRGAARECDRYLMGSTQLP
- the purU gene encoding formyltetrahydrofolate deformylase; protein product: MQGLILKVDCPDQHGIVAKIASYVADYSGNLVEFSQFTDDDHAKFFARVEIDTINLKVSVEDFIAGFNTLGKSLSATWHFRRLPYKMRTAVLVTRTDHCLNEVLWRTKLGEMPIEITSVIGNRDTCKTIAEQAGLPFHQIEMDGDQKEVGFQQIKNILLEENVELTVLARFMQILPDWFCREFSGKIINIHHSFLPAFIGANPYQQAYERGVKLIGATCHYVTSELDAGPIIEQEVKRVQHFHKPADLMRLGRDCERTALARGIRHHVNDRTIIHQNRAIVFPD